A genome region from Arachis duranensis cultivar V14167 chromosome 6, aradu.V14167.gnm2.J7QH, whole genome shotgun sequence includes the following:
- the LOC107492964 gene encoding uncharacterized protein LOC107492964, whose protein sequence is MALVKVSKQRLQTIRDDGWSLLLDEVSLFCDKYNITVPKMDDIFVSQERSRRKAQNISNLHHFQVEIFNQVVDRQLQELNNRFTEVDIELLLCIACLNPRHSFLAFDKEKLIQLAQFYPLEFSSTQLLALDSQLENFILDVRSDDQFSNLNRIGTLSQKLVETRKNIVYPLVFLLLKLALVLPVATASVERTFSAMNIIKSWLRNRMGDEFLNDCLVTYIEKRHLIVLTMKKLFNLFKI, encoded by the coding sequence ATGGCATTGGTTAAAGTGTCTAAGCAACGGTTGCAAACTATAAGAGATGATGGTTGGTCTCTTTTACTTGACGAAGTCTCATTGTTTTGTGACAAATATAATATTACTGTTCCAAAAATGGATGATATATTTGTGTCACAAGAAAGATCAAGACGCAAAGCTCAAAATATCTCAAATTTGCATCATTTTCAAGTTGAGATATTTAATCAAGTAGTTGATAGAcaacttcaagaactcaacAATCGTTTTACAGAAGTGGATATTGAATTACTTCTTTGTATAGCTTGTCTGAATCCAAGACACTCATTTCTTGCATTTGATAAGGAGAAGTTAATCCAGTTAGCTCAATTCTATCCATTAGAATTTTCTTCTACTCAACTTTTGGCACTTGATAGTCAACTTGAGAACTTCATACTAGATGTGCGTTCTGATGATCAATTCTCAAACTTAAATAGAATTGGTACTCTTTCTCAGAAATTGGTTGAgactcgaaaaaatattgtttatccATTAGTATTTCTTCTTTTGAAGTTAGCTTTAGTTTTGCCTGTAGCAACCGCATCAGTTGAAAGAACTTTCTCTGCTATGAACATCATAAAAAGTTGGCTTCGCAACCGTATGGGAgatgaatttttaaatgattgttTAGTGACATACATAGAAAAGAGACATTTGATTGTATTGACaatgaaaaaattattcaatcttTTCAAGATATGA
- the LOC107492990 gene encoding probable inactive patatin-like protein 9, which translates to MELSKVTLEIFSKLEQQWLSHYEANGKTRILSIDGGGNTATVAGAALIHLEDQIRAHTSDPHAQIVDFFDIIAGTGIGAILAAMITADDGFGRPLYTARDAVGLLADRNHELYKLKHDGIFRRRKRFSSKNMDNVLKQIFSRKEEEKLLTLKDTCKPLLIPCFDLKSSAPFVFSRADASESPSFDFELWKVCRATSATPNLFKPFHFASVDGKTSCSAIDGGIVMNNPAALAVTHVLHNKRDFSSVNSVEDLLVLSIGNGAQAKKVRDVGECSTSSVVDIAIGGVSETVDQMLGNAFCWNRTDYVRIQAFGMEEEVLKERVLESLPFGGKRLLQETNGNRIESFVQRLVAIGKASLPPSPCKGPL; encoded by the exons ATGGAGCTAAGCAAAGTAACGCTAGAGATCTTCTCCAAACTAGAGCAGCAATGGCTCTCTCACTACGAAGCCAACGGAAAAACCCGCATTCTCAGCATTGATGGCGGAGGCAATACCGCCACCGTCGCTGGCGCCGCTCTTATCCATCTCGAGGACCAGATCCGTGCTCACACCTCCGATCCTCACGCTCAAATCGTCGATTTCTTTGACATCATTGCCGGTACCGGCATTGGTGCCATCCTTGCTGCTATGATCACTGCCGACGACGGCTTTGGTAGGCCCCTCTACACAGCTAGAGACGCCGTCGGTCTCCTTGCCGACAGAAATCACGAGCTATACAAACTCAAACACGACGGAATCTTCCGCCGGCGCAAGAGATTCTCTTCCAAGAACATGGACAATGTGCTTAAGCAAATTTTCAGtagaaaagaggaagaaaagttGCTTACCTTGAAGGACACGTGCAAGCCGTTGCTCATCCCTTGCTTTGACCTCAAGAGTTCGGCGCCGTTCGTGTTCTCCCGCGCCGACGCGTCTGAGTCGCCGAGTTTCGACTTCGAGCTCTGGAAAGTGTGCCGCGCCACCTCTGCGACTCCGAACCTCTTCAAGCCATTCCACTTCGCCTCGGTAGACGGTAAGACCTCCTGCTCCGCCATCGACGGCGGAATCGTCATGAACAACCCTGCGGCATTAGCCGTCACGCACGTCCTCCACAACAAGCGCGACTTCTCGTCGGTGAACAGCGTTGAGGACCTACTCGTCCTGTCAATCGGAAACGGAGCTCAAGCGAAGAAGGTTCGAGACGTCGGCGAGTGCTCGACGTCGTCGGTGGTCGACATTGCCATCGGCGGCGTTTCCGAGACCGTTGACCAGATGCTTGGGAACGCCTTCTGTTGGAACCGCACGGACTACGTGAGAATCCAG GCGTTCGGTATGGAAGAGGAGGTGCTTAAGGAGAGGGTGCTTGAGTCATTACCGTTTGGTGGGAAGCGTTTATTGCAGGAAACTAACGGTAACAGAATCGAAAGCTTTGTGCAGCGCCTTGTTGCCATCGGAAAAGCTAGCCTCCCACCCAGTCCCTGTAAGGGTCCGCTGTGA